The Methanosarcina barkeri str. Wiesmoor DNA segment GTCTTTGCTCCGGGCAGCAGGCTGAAATTTGATACGTATTCGGAAGCCCTTGATACTGCAACCAAACTTGGGAAAAAGCTTGCTATGGATTACATGCGCGACTGCGGCCTTAGCGGAAACCAGGTTGAAATTTCCGTTGAGAAAAAAACGATTTCACCTGATGGCTGGAACTATCCACCTATGGAAACTAATTTACTGGTAATGGGAATAGGCATACGTGGGTTACATATTAAGGAATAAAATAGAGGAATCTAAAGGGGAAAACAAAGAGAAATTATGAGAATAAAGAGAAAAAAGCCAAAAACAGAGTGAATGAAGTGAGAGGGGGAAAATATGAGAATTCTGCTGATTGCCGACATCCACGCAAATTATGAAGCTTTAGAGACTGTTCTGGAAATCCCTCATGATAGAGCCATCTGTCTCGGAGATATTGTTGACTATGGACCTGATCCGGACAAATGTATTGACCTTCTACGCATGAAAGGAATTCCCGTAATAAGAGGAAACCATGATAATGCGGTTGCTTTCAAGGTAGACTGCCAGTGCGGGTACAAATATAAGCACCTTTCTATTGCGACTAGGGAATACACCTGGGAAATCCTTGATAGATCCGGAATAGAATACCTTCAGAAACTCCCTCTCCTAATTAGAGAGGAAATCGATGGAACAAGGCTCTATTTAACCCATGCAAGCCCTCGCTCTATGTTCGAATACATAAAACCCGAAACCACGGACGAAGAGATCCAGAATATGATTAACGAAGCAATGGAGCCCATGGAAGCAGAATTTCTTGTTGTCGGTCACTCTCATATCCCCATGGACAGGAAACTCGGAAACCTGACAATAATAAACCCGGGTTCAGTCGGACAGCCAAGGGACGGAGATCCCCGGGCAAGCTGTGCCGTTTTTGACACCGAAAACGGAAAAGTAGAGCACCTGCACCTCGATTACGATATCGATTCGGTCTGCTCAAAAATTAGGGAACGAATGCCCCATGCAGAGGAATTGATAGCTATTCTCAGGCGGGGA contains these protein-coding regions:
- a CDS encoding metallophosphoesterase, which gives rise to MRILLIADIHANYEALETVLEIPHDRAICLGDIVDYGPDPDKCIDLLRMKGIPVIRGNHDNAVAFKVDCQCGYKYKHLSIATREYTWEILDRSGIEYLQKLPLLIREEIDGTRLYLTHASPRSMFEYIKPETTDEEIQNMINEAMEPMEAEFLVVGHSHIPMDRKLGNLTIINPGSVGQPRDGDPRASCAVFDTENGKVEHLHLDYDIDSVCSKIRERMPHAEELIAILRRGY